The Patescibacteria group bacterium genomic interval ACTTTCTTTCTATCTAATTTAGCTTAAATTAAACAAAAAGAAAGCCAGGACACCAAACCTATCAACATGTTAATGAACTAATGATATATTATACAGCATATGACAAAATTCGTCAAGACAAAAGATGATAGCTTAACTGCTATGGTATTGGTCAAAAACCAATACAAAAACCCCGCCAAAAACGAGGTTTAAGAAGTGTGGTGCGGAATTCCGTTATTCCGAACTTATTGCTATTTATAAGACCATCAAGACGACAACCCCGCAAAATTTAATTTTTATTTTTTAACTTTTTTCTACCTTTAGATGATTGCAAAAAATTAATTCCATTAATCACTTTCTTACCAGTTTTTTGCTCTAATTCCAATCGCGCATTCTTAGCGATTCGTCCGCCCTTTTTGGCTGGAATTTTGTTTTCTTCCAAACCTTTTGTCGACATGGTTTCCGCAATCTGACGAGTGGATAATTCCGCCAAAGCCGTAAAAACAAGCTCCGCATCACTCATATGATCACGTAAGTTCTGTGTTTTTAATCCTTTTAATTTTTTATGATCTTTAACCGACAAATCACTCCACTCCTCGTGAATAATATTAGTCAAAATAGCGTATTCGTCTTGTTTCTTGACTTCATTATCTTTCCAATAGTCAGTCAGCTTATTCCTGATTTCCTGCCCCATCATCCTTTGTTGGATCCATTGCTTGCTTCGGCCCATCCTCTGCCAATAATCACGACTGCGGTTGAGCGCTTT includes:
- a CDS encoding BRO family protein; protein product: MENNKQITIFEGQKIRRHYDEKKEKWYFSVIDIIQALIQQNDYQTARKYWNKLKERLKKEGNESVTNCHQLKFEASDGKFYLTDAADVETIFRLVQSVPSPKAEPIKLWLAKVGYERIEEISDPEKALNRSRDYWQRMGRSKQWIQQRMMGQEIRNKLTDYWKDNEVKKQDEYAILTNIIHEEWSDLSVKDHKKLKGLKTQNLRDHMSDAELVFTALAELSTRQIAETMSTKGLEENKIPAKKGGRIAKNARLELEQKTGKKVINGINFLQSSKGRKKLKNKN